One Drosophila teissieri strain GT53w chromosome X, Prin_Dtei_1.1, whole genome shotgun sequence genomic window, GCGCAATCGAAGGTGCGCGGATGCAGGTACACCGAGTTGTAGATCGCGGCAGCGTCATACAGATCCTGCGGCTCACGGCCCAGCAATCGACGCACAGTATTCACATGGGCACGTGTGTGGGCCAGGCACACCTCGTCCGTGGTGGCCGCTCTGGCGGACAGTAGCTTCATCCGCGGCAGCAGAGCGTACTCTCCATGCATCTTGTGGATGTGCTCGATACGCGACGGCTGCTCCGGATGCCCCGTATCGTTCAGattgcagtgcagcagcatcTGGGGATCGTAGGCATAGCACACCCTCACTGACGGCACCGATAGCTTCGTCTCCGTGCGCAGCACCTGCAGACGAGCAGCACTGCTGGCCAGCTTTTCCGGTGGCAGCGGAATGGCCGTATCGCGCGTTGGGTAACGATCCACCGGCGGTGGTCCGCCAATCCAATGGCGCAGCACCTTGTGCAGATCCTGTTCCTTGTCCCGGTCCTGCAACTCGGCGCAATCGTAGGtctgctggagctgcagacACCGCCAGTGGGGTCGGTGCACGGCAATGCAGCTGAGCAGGGCCTGGGCGAGTTCCGCACGCGGCAGAGGCACTGTCTCCACCAGCGGCGGGCAGGGATCACCGAGAAGGGAGCGCAGGGTCAGGGCCGCACCCTCGGCCAGCGAGTCCAGGCAGTAGCCGCCCTCAAGAACGACGGCCACCCGGGCATCGGCCAGTCGCAGCAGCGGATTCAACAGGTGCGGATAGCAGGCCGGTGTCACCTCCATCTCGCCCTCCGGACAGCCCAGCGCCGCATCATAGCCAGCCGACACGATGATCAGCTCCGGCTGGAACTCCAGGGCcaccggcagcagcagctgctggaaAATGGCCAGGTAATCGCCATTGGTCATCCCCGTCGCGTTCAGCGGCACATTGAAGTTGTAGCCCGTGCCCGCTCCCGATCCAATCGCATGGTAGTCCGACTCGTGCAGATGCGGCCAGAAGCTGCCGTGCTCGAAACGATGGATGGAGAAGTAAACCACCCTGAAAACACACGAAAGTGAATGATTTGACGCATTAGAATATTTAACAGAAATTGGCGAATTTACCTGGGATCGTTGTAGAAGAACCGCTGGGTCCCCTGCCCATGATGCACATCGTAGTCGATGATCAGGATGCGCTGCAGCTTGTGGACGTCGAGGGCGTGCTGGGCGGCCAGTGCCACGTTGTTGAAGAAGCAGTAGCCATTAAACTCGGCCTTCATGGCATGGTGGCCCGGGGGCCGGATGATGGCCATGCCATTGTGCGCCTTTCCGGCGATCAGATGGTCCACCAGCTCGATGGTGGAGCCACTGGCCAGCAGGGAAAGCTCGAAGGTGGACTGCGAGGGGGGAGGCGGATAAGGTTATCAGTGCTCTATATATAACAAACTCGGGGCTAGTAAAACACCGTGAATCTTATCTAGAACGAATAGTGTAAGTACGAGCTCAATCAAACGAATTTACAGTGCGCGTCAGATTGCCAGAGGATTCAGCTAATGAAATATAAAGTAATAACCACGTTGGGCAGTGGTAAAtcagaataattaataacCAAAGTGGGAACAATTCTCTTAACAAGAATATATCAGAATTACAATCAGGGAATATATGAATTTTAAGTTAGGAGGCAACGTCATTAGCATTAATTTATAGAAATCTCTCAACCATTTACATCTATGCACCGCACTGTTCTAGTGCAATGGTCCGCATCTAATCTAATCTGCtccaatttgcatttatcaAGCCGGTAAACTGAAAACAACGCAATCTTCGCAAGCAATCAAGcgcaaatacaataaaataagcTAATTGGGTGCCTGGCTCTTGGATGCACTGTTCCCATAAGATCCCATCCGAAGCGATTGCTCACCGGATGAATGTAAATTGAATCGTAGCGGGAGCTTAGCTCCTCCATGCGCTCGTCATCGCGAATCCCGGAGGTCTCCTTCAGCCGCTCGAAGTGCTCCTCCGTGTGCAGGCGCAGAATCTCATTCTTGGTGGCCGATCTCGAGGGCAACTCCAGGCAGCGCTCCGTCAGATTAAGTTCGCGGCAGCTGGATAAGATAGTAATCACTATTGGCATAATTCGTTGTATATTGCTTAAGTACTCACCGTTCCAGGACGCGTGTGAAGCGCTCGGGACACTCGTAGTGCTCCTTGTCCCACAGGCAGCAGTGCTGGCTCATGGACTCGTCGTAGATCAGGGCAGTGGGTTTCCGCACCAGACCCTTGCAGTTGACAGCCTAAAAAGATCAGTTGGTTAGGTTTGCACGAGGATAGAGGATAGCAACCAGATAGCACTCACATTCTGGAATATATCCGTGACGCACTCCTGCGCACCGGAGCCCTGATTCTTGAGCATGTTGTTCCGTGCTCGACGTTTCGCCTCCAAGAGCGCTGCGTTCGGTTTGTTCGTCTTTCTCGCATCGGCGGCATTAAATCCGCCGCTGAtactgccgctgctgccgccgccgctggcaGAGCCACCGCTGATCACAcccgccgccgtcgccgccgCCCCTGCCGTGCCCGTCTTCGATTTACTGGCCATTGCCCGCGTCTGAATCTTCGCCTGCTGCGCGCTCCGTCGCGTGACTATGGGCGGGCTCTGGGAAAACGAATTTGAATCTTTAGTAACCAGCTTCAGTTGGGTAGAGAGATATGCCCGGTTGGTGTCCAATATCCGCGCAGTTTCTAGCGGGGATTCATGCATAGATGGAAGCGAATTTGAATGCCCACTCGAGTGAGACAAGTGCTCGGGCATTCAGTTCCAGTTCCCTAACGCTTTTCAAGCAATGCTATTCATGGTATAGAATGCTATAAAAGATTCGGCGAATATTACTACGTGAAAACTATACACATAAACCCATAAAGTCCGGGCCTCTTTCTATCGGAGATTACGAGTGACACACTTTTTGGGCTCTAGATTGCAACTAATTTTGGTACAGTTCTCACCAAATAACGCGCACAGGATGTTTTcacaaaaattcgattttatcTTAACAGAATATGTAGCaaacgtttttaaaatatgtttgccataaattacatttaaatcaaGGATTACTATAACttatattgaattttttatttccagcTCAAGTTCTGTTACATTTTCGGCTCACTCcttggaaatatttttagaatttcGAAAAcaggatttttttttatagtacGGCCAGGCATTTTATCAAGCTTTTGGAAGAGTTTAAGTTATAGAGATTACATTATGTTCTAGaatcgaaattaaaaatcTCAAATCTggcctttgaaaaatgtttattctcAAGAACCCATTAGTTTCACTTGTGGAATTAACACTTTTCAgataataaattgtaaatatttttattttttttttcactgtttCTTATGCGGCGACGCCATGGATGTTTCACTGTATTGTAAATAActacacaaaatatttttagctttAGCTGTATTTGGCCACATGTAAACAACCTTCAAGGACTCTGGAAGTGTATATTCTGAGGGTTCTTTAGGAGGAGGCTTCACTGCGCTTCCAATGGGCAAGCCGCCAACTGTTTACCACGAAGTTTGGACTGGAACTGCGGCCATGGAGGAGCTCGAAACCTGGCCAAGAGCAAGCCAAGCTTGCactgtgcgcgtgtgtgtgtgtgtgagtggtgtgtgggtgttgtTGTTCGGTTGCCACtgccgcttttggccaaaacaactCGAAAAAGGCGGCAATAATCCGCCAGCACTCACCATGTTTGTGGGAAAACGGGAACTCCGCGAACGTCAAGTGGGATTCCGAGTTGGTaagcaaaaccaaatcaaaccaaaccgatccgatccgaagCAAGCCAAATCcgtatccgaatccgagtccaaATCCGAATATCCGGCACTGGAAGTGGAGCAACTGGAAGCACGGGGGAGCGGGACGGAGTGATTCACagctgcttgttgttgttgttctcgcTCTTTAATATCGCATTTACAGTATTTATTGGCTGCTCCTCTTCTGCTCCTTGACTCCCGTTACTTATCGATTCCTTGCAGCACACTTTTCTGTTATAAATTAGCcgtcttttttttgtgtactaTAAATTATGCCTACTCTATTTGTATCTCGCTCTAACCGCCGTTCCgaatgtttgtgtgtgtttgcgctTCAATTGCTCTGCATTTGTAATGTTGCCTTTTATcgttgtttttcttgcttCCTACGTGAGTTTGTTGCTTGCAAACACCTAATACTTAAAACACTGTgcaacaaaattaaactttagCAGGcggttttattttgattttcggtAACGTTGCAGCTGCATTCGTGATTTTAGCGCAGCCAAACTTGCAGCAACAGTAGCAGATACATAGACACTGcagcgcgcacacacacaagcacacgcgGAAAATCAGAACCTGAACCAGAAATCGCACACAAACGCACGAGGATGGGGGGCGCGAGGCGCGGGGCACGGGGCGGAGGAGCACTGTGGGGGGCGGCGAGGCGGAGCAGAAGAGACAGTGAGAGCGAGAGACAGAGTAAGAGAGACGGGAAATGCTGGAGCGCGGGCGTAGCGGAATGCAATGTTTGTGTTACGTCTTCTTCTTGCCACTTACAACGATCAGCTGTTCCACCGATTGACACAACTTGTTGAATAATCGGTGGTTGTCGTCGGCCAACGGTATCAGCTTATCGATATAAGTTTACTGcaaaatattgtttgtttattagAGAAAGGGAAGCACACTGCCTACTTAGGTAATAGGGATTGTGATACGTTACACGTTTTTTACAtctataatataaatatttgtttttccattttgaaaCAGCTCTATTTAACACACCGATAACAACTACTTTAATTCAAAAGCTATCGATTCGAAGGGCTTTCGATTCGAAGGCGCCATACTCATATTGTGCCTTCCGCATCCATGCTGCCGTTTGTCCAGGAGAATGTGCCGGAAATGCTGCTCCATCCGGCCCGGTTGGCCTTCTGCGCCAATCTTCCCGCCGTGGGCCGGCCGCGGGATGACCCCACCACTTTGGTTCTGGCGAGGAACCTAAAGTTCTACGAATTCCGGCGCAAGGATCTGGTGCACTACATTGATTTGAAGGGCACGAAACTTCAGCATATAGCCAGCCAGCTGGAGGGCTACGACGGACCGGTGTGTCCCTTTCTGCCCAATCGGGAACCCACCGATGGGAAGTTGGACTGGAGCATGCTGGATCCGCCTGAGGATTTGCCACTGAAATTCGGCAAGTTTGTGTGGCAGCGGGAGGGGATTTACGTGCTGATTCAGTGCTGGAAGCACCTCATCGTCCTTCGAAGGCCCAAGGACCACGGGGCCAACTTCGAGCTGGTGGCGGATCACAGGGATGTGGTTGAGTACCAGATGGTCGAAGGTCCCATTCCCTACCAGGCCGTTGTGGAACTGGTGTTCGGTAATGGCAAGCGACAGCGTTGCGATTTCCAGGAGGATTTCTTGGATGAGGAGCCAAGCACCTCCAAAAACGCCGGCTTGCCCACGCAGGATTTCGAGAGCCTAGTGCAGGAGGTGAACCGCCTTCAAGCCGAGCTGAACAGCCTGCGAATCCAAAACCAGAAGGACTTTGCCCACGCCCAGGACCTGCTATACTTCGGCTCGCCGGGCCAGCGCTCGCTGCTCCTTGAGGAGAAGCAGCCGCTCCGACGACTCGGCGATGTATGGACTCGGATCTGCGGCGATTATTTAGTTTGTGGCACTCTGCTCGTCAACATGACCGGCACCAATCGCCTCACCATAGTCAAGGAGCTGTATCCCATTGTTGCAATAGAACCACACACCGACTTTAGCGTGGAGCACCGCCTGTACGAGCTGCCACTGCAGGCAGATGGCAAACCACCCGAGGACTACGACCAGCTGGCGCAGTTTTGGGCCTGCCAGGACCAGCATAGCAGGCGGCTCAAATGGCGACCGGCGGAGAAGGAAAGACTACTACCGCCGGAACGATCTGCCGCGATGGTGGTGCGCCTGCGTCTGGTCGATCTCCTCGAGGCGGAGGAACTCATATTGATGGCGATGTACGAGATTGGCGAGGAGGCATCCCCTAGACAAATCCACCTCATTACCTTCGATGTAAAGAAACTGTTGGCCAAAACGGAGTCGTTGATACCCACTTTTTCCCCCGCCACGCTGCATCAAGACTTTTTGGCCGTGATTATGACGCACACGGCACGTTGCTCCTTGAAATTGGAGTTCCAATCGGCTCAGGATTGCACGGCATTTGAGCAGCTTCTGGTCTCCAAGCTGAAGTTCGAGCTGATACAAGTCCAGGAGGCAGAAAAGGAGCCGAGTGAGTAGTTATGTCAA contains:
- the LOC122625025 gene encoding histone deacetylase 6 isoform X3, translated to MSPPIVTRRSAQQAKIQTRAMASKSKTGTAGAAATAAGVISGGSASGGGSSGSISGGFNAADARKTNKPNAALLEAKRRARNNMLKNQGSGAQECVTDIFQNAVNCKGLVRKPTALIYDESMSQHCCLWDKEHYECPERFTRVLERCRELNLTERCLELPSRSATKNEILRLHTEEHFERLKETSGIRDDERMEELSSRYDSIYIHPSTFELSLLASGSTIELVDHLIAGKAHNGMAIIRPPGHHAMKAEFNGYCFFNNVALAAQHALDVHKLQRILIIDYDVHHGQGTQRFFYNDPRVVYFSIHRFEHGSFWPHLHESDYHAIGSGAGTGYNFNVPLNATGMTNGDYLAIFQQLLLPVALEFQPELIIVSAGYDAALGCPEGEMEVTPACYPHLLNPLLRLADARVAVVLEGGYCLDSLAEGAALTLRSLLGDPCPPLVETVPLPRAELAQALLSCIAVHRPHWRCLQLQQTYDCAELQDRDKEQDLHKVLRHWIGGPPPVDRYPTRDTAIPLPPEKLASSAARLQVLRTETKLSVPSVRVCYAYDPQMLLHCNLNDTGHPEQPSRIEHIHKMHGEYALLPRMKLLSARAATTDEVCLAHTRAHVNTVRRLLGREPQDLYDAAAIYNSVYLHPRTFDCATLAAGSVLQAVDSVLRGESRSGICNVRPPGHHAEQDQPHGFCIFNNVAIAAQYAIRDFGLERVLIVDWDVHHGNGTQHIFESNPKVLYISLHRYEHGAFFPKGPDGNFDVVGKGAGRGFNVNIPWNKKGMGDLEYALAFQQLIMPIAYEFNPQLVLVSAGFDAAIGDPLGGCKVTPEGYGMLTHWLSALASGRIIVCLEGGYNVNSISYAMTMCTKTLLGDPVPTPQLGAAALQKPPTVAYQSCVESLQQCLQVQRNHWRSLEFVGRRLPCDPVVGENNNEDFLTASLRHLNISNDDASGAAGGPGGDQPDCGDERPSGSKPKVKH
- the LOC122625025 gene encoding histone deacetylase 6 isoform X1, producing the protein MSPPIVTRRSAQQAKIQTRAMASKSKTGTAGAAATAAGVISGGSASGGGSSGSISGGFNAADARKTNKPNAALLEAKRRARNNMLKNQGSGAQECVTDIFQNAVNCKGLVRKPTALIYDESMSQHCCLWDKEHYECPERFTRVLERCRELNLTERCLELPSRSATKNEILRLHTEEHFERLKETSGIRDDERMEELSSRYDSIYIHPSTFELSLLASGSTIELVDHLIAGKAHNGMAIIRPPGHHAMKAEFNGYCFFNNVALAAQHALDVHKLQRILIIDYDVHHGQGTQRFFYNDPRVVYFSIHRFEHGSFWPHLHESDYHAIGSGAGTGYNFNVPLNATGMTNGDYLAIFQQLLLPVALEFQPELIIVSAGYDAALGCPEGEMEVTPACYPHLLNPLLRLADARVAVVLEGGYCLDSLAEGAALTLRSLLGDPCPPLVETVPLPRAELAQALLSCIAVHRPHWRCLQLQQTYDCAELQDRDKEQDLHKVLRHWIGGPPPVDRYPTRDTAIPLPPEKLASSAARLQVLRTETKLSVPSVRVCYAYDPQMLLHCNLNDTGHPEQPSRIEHIHKMHGEYALLPRMKLLSARAATTDEVCLAHTRAHVNTVRRLLGREPQDLYDAAAIYNSVYLHPRTFDCATLAAGSVLQAVDSVLRGESRSGICNVRPPGHHAEQDQPHGFCIFNNVAIAAQYAIRDFGLERVLIVDWDVHHGNGTQHIFESNPKVLYISLHRYEHGAFFPKGPDGNFDVVGKGAGRGFNVNIPWNKKGMGDLEYALAFQQLIMPIAYEFNPQLVLVSAGFDAAIGDPLGGCKVTPEGYGMLTHWLSALASGRIIVCLEGGYNVNSISYAMTMCTKTLLGDPVPTPQLGAAALQKPPTVAYQSCVESLQQCLQVQRNHWRSLEFVGRRLPCDPVVGENNNEDFLTASLRHLNISNDDASGAAGGPGGDQPDCGDERPSGSKPKVKVKTLTDYLAENKEALEQNEMFAVYPLKTCPHLRLLRPEEAPPSLDSGAACGVCGSTGENWVCLSCRLVACGRYMSAHMEQHSVEAQHPLAMSTADLSVWCYACSAYVDHPRLYAYLNPLHVDKFQEPMAWTHGCARRDDGCYALGPDGRDEDSGDGVAGSSFCLRLERNN
- the LOC122625027 gene encoding uncharacterized protein LOC122625027; this encodes MLPFVQENVPEMLLHPARLAFCANLPAVGRPRDDPTTLVLARNLKFYEFRRKDLVHYIDLKGTKLQHIASQLEGYDGPVCPFLPNREPTDGKLDWSMLDPPEDLPLKFGKFVWQREGIYVLIQCWKHLIVLRRPKDHGANFELVADHRDVVEYQMVEGPIPYQAVVELVFGNGKRQRCDFQEDFLDEEPSTSKNAGLPTQDFESLVQEVNRLQAELNSLRIQNQKDFAHAQDLLYFGSPGQRSLLLEEKQPLRRLGDVWTRICGDYLVCGTLLVNMTGTNRLTIVKELYPIVAIEPHTDFSVEHRLYELPLQADGKPPEDYDQLAQFWACQDQHSRRLKWRPAEKERLLPPERSAAMVVRLRLVDLLEAEELILMAMYEIGEEASPRQIHLITFDVKKLLAKTESLIPTFSPATLHQDFLAVIMTHTARCSLKLEFQSAQDCTAFEQLLVSKLKFELIQVQEAEKEPTSDLLDDSAPGSAFQSSTTAADPVQRIFYNRHPQSQWCDTLLLRDDPGKHWHVYAKTDDRLRLFQHRLTSDLLQLHCNLNVLEFAEHILSPADLEMELLNSLYEELDARKVLSQPATSVEQRREQLTQLHKAEMASDVLASMIVTDDDPQ
- the LOC122625025 gene encoding histone deacetylase 6 isoform X2; this encodes MASKSKTGTAGAAATAAGVISGGSASGGGSSGSISGGFNAADARKTNKPNAALLEAKRRARNNMLKNQGSGAQECVTDIFQNAVNCKGLVRKPTALIYDESMSQHCCLWDKEHYECPERFTRVLERCRELNLTERCLELPSRSATKNEILRLHTEEHFERLKETSGIRDDERMEELSSRYDSIYIHPSTFELSLLASGSTIELVDHLIAGKAHNGMAIIRPPGHHAMKAEFNGYCFFNNVALAAQHALDVHKLQRILIIDYDVHHGQGTQRFFYNDPRVVYFSIHRFEHGSFWPHLHESDYHAIGSGAGTGYNFNVPLNATGMTNGDYLAIFQQLLLPVALEFQPELIIVSAGYDAALGCPEGEMEVTPACYPHLLNPLLRLADARVAVVLEGGYCLDSLAEGAALTLRSLLGDPCPPLVETVPLPRAELAQALLSCIAVHRPHWRCLQLQQTYDCAELQDRDKEQDLHKVLRHWIGGPPPVDRYPTRDTAIPLPPEKLASSAARLQVLRTETKLSVPSVRVCYAYDPQMLLHCNLNDTGHPEQPSRIEHIHKMHGEYALLPRMKLLSARAATTDEVCLAHTRAHVNTVRRLLGREPQDLYDAAAIYNSVYLHPRTFDCATLAAGSVLQAVDSVLRGESRSGICNVRPPGHHAEQDQPHGFCIFNNVAIAAQYAIRDFGLERVLIVDWDVHHGNGTQHIFESNPKVLYISLHRYEHGAFFPKGPDGNFDVVGKGAGRGFNVNIPWNKKGMGDLEYALAFQQLIMPIAYEFNPQLVLVSAGFDAAIGDPLGGCKVTPEGYGMLTHWLSALASGRIIVCLEGGYNVNSISYAMTMCTKTLLGDPVPTPQLGAAALQKPPTVAYQSCVESLQQCLQVQRNHWRSLEFVGRRLPCDPVVGENNNEDFLTASLRHLNISNDDASGAAGGPGGDQPDCGDERPSGSKPKVKVKTLTDYLAENKEALEQNEMFAVYPLKTCPHLRLLRPEEAPPSLDSGAACGVCGSTGENWVCLSCRLVACGRYMSAHMEQHSVEAQHPLAMSTADLSVWCYACSAYVDHPRLYAYLNPLHVDKFQEPMAWTHGCARRDDGCYALGPDGRDEDSGDGVAGSSFCLRLERNN